From the Bacteroidia bacterium genome, one window contains:
- a CDS encoding CotH kinase family protein produces the protein MSIINSRIPPFAAALVIAICPCGNPLLSQTHEPLPLPHVRIDTHGRTIPDDPKINARMEIFAVPDSSISGGIERVYDGPIGIELRGTSSLGWPKKQYGVKTRGADGKSISVSLLGLPEEEDWILSAPYTDRSALRDALACTLARDMGWYASRFRYCELTLNGLYQGVYLLMEKIKRDGKRVDIAKLSAQDNDGDAVTGGYILKFDYIDADEVGFYGAADSPGSFLYIHVYPEATDITPSQRGYIQDFIRSFEAVMHSPQASDALNGYATYIDVASFVDYLLLTELTNNIDGYIRSCYMHKDRDSSGGKLTMGPVWDFNYSMGAAHERGGRFSDGWRIHRNQVPFWWHVLLRDTAFVARLGARWAELRSTLFDEHRLFSWIDSVTQVIRPALTRDHALWRSFDTYIWLDAWRSRGIDEEADFLKSWLHDRLRWIDAHLPGITQWRPAPEVDALHRLLSVYPQPCGDILHSEFTLGMYGNVSLSVVDLFGRKRVSASAGILGIGGHSASLNLNGLATGVYVLRLHVGSEIVDARTITITR, from the coding sequence GTGTCCATCATCAACTCTCGCATTCCTCCTTTCGCAGCGGCCCTCGTGATCGCGATTTGTCCTTGTGGGAATCCGCTGCTCTCACAAACACACGAACCGCTACCCCTGCCGCACGTACGCATTGACACCCATGGCCGGACTATACCCGACGATCCGAAAATCAACGCGCGAATGGAAATCTTTGCCGTGCCTGATTCTTCGATCTCCGGTGGAATCGAGCGCGTGTACGACGGACCGATAGGCATCGAACTGCGCGGGACCTCCTCTTTGGGGTGGCCGAAAAAACAGTATGGCGTCAAAACGCGCGGTGCCGATGGCAAGAGTATCAGCGTTTCGCTCCTCGGTCTCCCGGAAGAGGAAGACTGGATTCTGAGCGCGCCCTACACAGATCGCAGCGCTTTGCGCGACGCGCTCGCCTGTACGCTGGCGCGTGACATGGGATGGTACGCAAGCCGCTTCCGTTACTGCGAACTCACGCTGAATGGCTTGTATCAGGGTGTGTATTTACTGATGGAGAAAATCAAACGCGACGGTAAACGAGTCGACATCGCAAAACTTTCGGCGCAGGACAATGATGGTGATGCCGTGACGGGCGGCTACATCCTGAAATTCGATTACATCGATGCGGACGAGGTAGGATTCTACGGTGCCGCCGATTCCCCGGGCTCCTTTCTCTACATCCATGTCTATCCCGAGGCGACGGACATCACTCCGTCGCAGCGCGGATACATTCAGGATTTCATACGGAGCTTTGAAGCGGTGATGCATTCTCCGCAGGCATCGGACGCACTCAATGGATACGCAACGTATATCGATGTCGCATCCTTCGTGGATTATCTCCTTCTCACGGAACTCACGAACAACATCGACGGCTACATCCGGAGCTGCTACATGCACAAGGACAGGGACAGCAGCGGAGGGAAGCTGACGATGGGGCCGGTGTGGGATTTCAATTATTCGATGGGGGCGGCGCATGAACGCGGCGGGCGCTTCTCCGACGGCTGGCGTATTCATCGCAATCAGGTTCCGTTCTGGTGGCATGTGCTGCTGCGCGACACGGCGTTCGTCGCCCGGCTCGGCGCCCGATGGGCGGAACTCAGGAGTACACTGTTCGACGAACATCGCCTCTTTTCCTGGATCGATTCGGTGACACAGGTCATCCGTCCCGCGTTGACCCGCGATCATGCGCTGTGGCGTTCCTTCGATACCTACATCTGGCTCGATGCCTGGCGCAGCCGCGGCATCGATGAGGAGGCGGATTTCCTGAAATCCTGGCTGCACGACAGACTGCGCTGGATAGATGCACATCTCCCCGGCATAACGCAATGGCGTCCCGCACCGGAAGTCGACGCGCTCCACCGTTTGCTTTCGGTGTACCCGCAACCGTGCGGCGATATCCTGCATTCGGAATTTACTCTTGGCATGTATGGCAATGTCTCACTTTCGGTCGTCGACCTCTTTGGTCGAAAGCGCGTGTCTGCCTCTGCGGGTATACTGGGGATCGGAGGGCATAGCGCCTCGCTGAACCTGAACGGACTTGCCACGGGTGTGTATGTGTTGCGGCTGCATGTCGGGTCGGAAATCGTCGACGCCCGCACCATTACAATAACACGATGA
- a CDS encoding VOC family protein translates to MTSYIPEGWGTMSPYLVMKNAAAAIDFYVAAFDAEILSRMNMPDGGVGHAELQIGNSKFMLADEFPDQGYLGPESIGGTPVSFMLYVQNVDAVFARAVAAGATALRPVEDQFYGDRVGSVKDPAGHIWSIATHIEDVPSDEIDRRFREMMSGQ, encoded by the coding sequence ATGACTTCATACATCCCCGAAGGCTGGGGCACGATGTCGCCCTACCTCGTCATGAAAAACGCCGCCGCGGCCATCGATTTCTATGTCGCCGCCTTCGACGCGGAGATACTCTCCCGCATGAACATGCCGGATGGCGGTGTGGGGCACGCCGAACTACAAATCGGTAATTCGAAATTCATGCTCGCGGACGAATTCCCGGATCAGGGATATCTGGGTCCGGAATCCATCGGCGGGACGCCGGTGAGTTTTATGCTGTACGTGCAGAATGTGGATGCCGTGTTCGCGCGCGCCGTCGCCGCCGGAGCCACGGCGCTGCGTCCGGTGGAGGATCAGTTCTACGGCGACCGCGTCGGTTCGGTGAAGGACCCTGCCGGTCACATCTGGTCCATCGCCACGCATATCGAGGATGTGCCCTCGGATGAAATTGACCGGCGATTCAGGGAGATGATGAGCGGGCAGTGA
- a CDS encoding DUF1501 domain-containing protein → MKRRDFVKTGIAAGVVTSTIGMFDPFAVKAYANAPSLARAAMSAGTGRVLVVIQLDGGNDGLNTIVPFEDSLYHNARGSLAITNSLRINDTLGFHPALTGIDRLYKDGQVAVVQNVGYANPNRSHFRSTDIWFTGSNNNSPVDQNTFLEDGWLGRYLDHRFPGYPDPSVTPEHPLAIEIGTTTSLMMQGHAMGMSMAIYDPETFYRIISGTDISGGDPPDTSTPAGLELEYIRNIALEANQYARPVRDAANTVTNNNVYPTGNDVAERLKIVARLIAGGLETPIYVVSQKGYDTHAQQDSGSTPRHTQLLGNLSNAIAAFFDDLKLFGVQDRVAVMTISEFGRRVDANGTAGTDHGTAAPMLFVGPEVHGGIYGDNPNLSDLDRNGDIKQQYDFKQTYASVLEQWFGVRRSDSALILKGEWETLPLFVQAPVSVSRGGVPAGFALEQNYPNPVSLTAGAVTNIRFSVPGGQTKLSVYNIQGRLVKTLVDGALPPGVHEAQFVASQLPAGTYLYRLQTSNAVETRSLVVVK, encoded by the coding sequence ATGAAACGCAGAGACTTCGTCAAAACCGGCATCGCGGCCGGCGTGGTGACCAGCACCATCGGCATGTTCGACCCCTTCGCGGTCAAGGCCTATGCAAACGCACCTTCGCTTGCCCGTGCGGCGATGTCCGCCGGCACCGGGCGTGTACTCGTCGTCATACAACTCGATGGCGGCAACGACGGACTGAACACCATTGTCCCTTTTGAAGACAGCCTGTACCACAATGCGCGCGGGAGTCTGGCAATCACCAATTCCCTGCGTATCAACGACACGCTGGGCTTCCATCCCGCGCTCACCGGTATTGATCGCCTGTACAAAGACGGCCAGGTTGCCGTGGTACAGAATGTGGGTTACGCAAATCCCAATCGTTCGCATTTCCGTTCAACGGACATTTGGTTCACCGGAAGCAACAACAATTCCCCCGTGGATCAGAACACCTTTCTGGAAGACGGCTGGCTCGGCCGCTATCTCGACCATCGCTTCCCCGGCTATCCCGATCCGTCGGTCACACCCGAGCATCCGCTCGCCATCGAAATCGGCACCACAACGTCGCTGATGATGCAGGGTCACGCCATGGGCATGAGCATGGCCATTTACGATCCCGAGACCTTCTACCGCATCATCTCCGGCACGGACATCAGTGGCGGCGATCCGCCGGATACAAGCACTCCCGCGGGGCTCGAGTTGGAATACATCCGCAACATCGCACTCGAGGCGAATCAGTACGCGCGTCCCGTCCGCGATGCCGCGAACACGGTAACGAACAACAACGTCTATCCGACCGGCAACGATGTGGCCGAGCGCCTGAAAATCGTGGCGCGCCTCATCGCGGGCGGACTGGAAACACCGATTTACGTTGTGTCGCAGAAGGGTTACGACACGCACGCGCAGCAGGACAGCGGCAGCACTCCGCGGCATACACAGTTGCTGGGCAATCTTTCGAACGCCATCGCCGCCTTCTTCGACGATCTGAAGCTCTTCGGTGTGCAGGACCGCGTAGCGGTGATGACGATTTCCGAGTTCGGTCGCCGCGTGGATGCGAACGGTACTGCGGGGACCGACCACGGCACCGCTGCGCCGATGTTGTTCGTCGGACCGGAGGTCCACGGTGGTATCTACGGCGACAACCCCAATCTCTCGGATCTGGACCGCAACGGCGACATCAAGCAGCAGTATGATTTCAAGCAAACCTACGCCAGCGTGCTCGAACAGTGGTTCGGTGTGCGGCGTTCGGACAGCGCTCTGATTTTGAAGGGCGAATGGGAAACCCTGCCGCTGTTCGTGCAGGCACCCGTGAGCGTAAGCCGCGGCGGTGTGCCGGCGGGATTCGCGCTGGAGCAGAATTACCCGAATCCCGTGTCGCTCACCGCGGGTGCTGTGACGAATATCCGTTTCAGCGTGCCGGGCGGGCAGACAAAGCTGTCCGTGTACAACATTCAGGGGCGGCTTGTGAAAACCCTCGTGGACGGCGCCCTGCCGCCGGGTGTTCATGAAGCGCAATTCGTCGCTTCGCAGTTGCCCGCTGGCACCTATCTCTATCGCCTGCAAACCTCGAACGCCGTGGAGACACGGAGTCTGGTGGTGGTGAAGTAA
- a CDS encoding DUF1800 domain-containing protein: MEPRASVPSQSRTGGGMAAHADAARVHARVLAERDASLKGLPEPLALPRLVTAGLTPYTPSPEKPWDRQRAGYLLRRTMFGATRSDIDFALTKTPAQMVDLLLADTAAPNPPGSWVTEEYWYDNTNNDRTNNERMAEMRDWWTGLLLNQDRSIREKITLFWHDHWATESTTVRQPQFNYWFIDLFRKNMLGNFKQMVKDVTISPAMLIYLDGWYNTRQRPNENYARELMELHTLGEGNGYTEEDIKQAARALTGWTLKETGTSPVGTKKYHQSEAAFIANRYDSTDKTFMGRTGNWGYADIVDIIFEEHPREVAGFICRKLYREFVYEIADETIITQLADILIANNWVIRPVLETLLKSEHFFETANIGAHVTSPMEYYIGSIRQMNISTTNVRYIYQVCTALGLQLLEAPNVKGWPGYRNWISASRLASRWSVADELVLGTMRPTPKFSVDPVAFVSTLSDPNNARQMISDLLAYMVPLKLSTNQFEILLDKLLAGAPEYEWNINLPGADGHIKDLLKAILRLSESQLC, translated from the coding sequence ATGGAACCTCGTGCCAGTGTCCCATCACAGAGCCGCACCGGCGGCGGGATGGCGGCGCACGCCGATGCCGCACGCGTCCACGCGCGCGTGCTCGCCGAACGCGACGCCAGTCTCAAGGGTCTGCCGGAGCCGCTTGCCCTGCCCCGTCTTGTCACGGCGGGCCTTACCCCGTACACCCCTTCTCCGGAAAAGCCCTGGGACCGCCAGCGCGCCGGATACCTCCTGCGCAGAACCATGTTCGGTGCGACGCGGAGCGACATCGACTTCGCTCTTACCAAGACCCCGGCGCAGATGGTGGACCTCCTGCTCGCCGACACAGCCGCACCGAACCCACCGGGCAGCTGGGTCACTGAGGAGTACTGGTACGACAACACCAACAACGACAGAACGAACAACGAACGCATGGCGGAGATGCGCGACTGGTGGACGGGACTGCTCCTGAATCAGGACCGCTCCATCCGGGAAAAAATAACGCTGTTCTGGCACGATCATTGGGCCACGGAATCCACCACCGTACGGCAGCCGCAATTCAACTACTGGTTCATCGATTTGTTCAGAAAGAACATGCTCGGGAATTTCAAACAAATGGTCAAGGACGTGACCATTTCCCCGGCCATGCTGATCTATCTCGATGGGTGGTACAACACGCGGCAGCGCCCGAACGAAAATTATGCGCGCGAGTTGATGGAACTCCACACACTTGGCGAAGGCAACGGTTATACCGAAGAGGACATCAAGCAGGCCGCACGCGCACTCACCGGATGGACACTGAAAGAAACCGGCACCAGTCCCGTCGGCACCAAAAAGTACCATCAGAGCGAAGCCGCCTTCATCGCCAACCGTTACGACAGCACGGACAAAACCTTCATGGGCCGCACAGGAAATTGGGGGTATGCGGACATCGTGGATATCATTTTCGAAGAGCATCCGCGTGAAGTGGCGGGGTTCATCTGTCGCAAACTGTATCGCGAATTCGTGTATGAAATCGCCGATGAAACCATCATCACACAGCTTGCGGACATTCTCATCGCAAACAACTGGGTGATCCGTCCGGTTCTCGAAACACTGCTCAAGAGCGAGCATTTCTTCGAAACCGCCAACATCGGTGCGCACGTAACGTCGCCCATGGAGTATTACATCGGCAGTATCCGGCAGATGAATATTTCCACGACGAACGTGCGCTACATCTATCAGGTGTGCACCGCGCTCGGCTTGCAACTCCTCGAAGCTCCCAACGTCAAGGGTTGGCCCGGGTATCGCAACTGGATCAGTGCCAGCCGTCTCGCGAGCCGCTGGTCGGTGGCGGACGAGCTCGTACTCGGCACCATGCGCCCCACCCCGAAATTCAGCGTTGACCCGGTTGCCTTTGTTTCCACCCTGTCCGATCCGAACAACGCGCGACAGATGATATCCGATCTGCTGGCCTACATGGTGCCGCTCAAACTGAGCACGAATCAATTCGAAATTCTGCTCGACAAACTGCTCGCCGGAGCGCCGGAATATGAGTGGAATATCAACCTTCCCGGCGCGGACGGACACATCAAGGATTTGCTCAAGGCCATCCTGCGCCTGAGCGAGTCGCAACTCTGCTGA